One Mycolicibacterium fortuitum subsp. fortuitum genomic window carries:
- a CDS encoding cytochrome c oxidase assembly protein, which produces MTSAGRVAASSVRNSAVWPVLVGVGVLAGAVAAGIGALSLADALTATGLPDPGPITTYGLPFVRAAGEIAAVVAVGSFLFAAFLAAPQTNGVLDVAGYRALRLGTAASGVWTVCAALLVPLTISDVSGQPLLDHLGPVDVWSASGLVDVSVAWRWTAILAAAVTIASLPVLRWGWTPVLLGGSLLTLMPMVLTGHSSAGGAHDLATNSLFIHLVAAALWAGGLLALLAHAIRAGTGTSDGSNTVLAARRFSALALWCFVAMAISGVLNALVRIQLPDLVRTDYGWLLVAKVVALSLLGFLGWRQRRVSLTALAADPGARTPLIRLALTEAALFGVTFGIAVGLGRTPPPPEPRVPSVTEVAIGYDFAGPPTVARVLFDWRFDLLFGTAAIIGAAVYLAAVYRLRRRGDAWPVGRTLAWLLGCAALLFTTSSGLGRYMPAMFSMHMIAHMLLSMLVPVLLVLGAPVTLALRALPAAGRGTPPGPREWLLAALHSRVSQFLTQPIIATVLFVAGFYGLYFGGIFDAAVSNHAAHILMNVHFLLSGYLFYWVVIGVDPTPRPVPHLVKIGMVFASLPLHAFFGVVMMGMDTVLGESFYRSLQLPWHTDLSGDQHLGGAIAWAAGEVPLVIVMLALLIQWRRSDQRTAKRLDRAADRDDDADLAAYNAMLAEMARRDRPSR; this is translated from the coding sequence ATGACTTCTGCCGGTCGGGTGGCCGCATCCAGCGTGCGCAACAGCGCGGTGTGGCCCGTGCTGGTCGGAGTGGGCGTGCTGGCCGGGGCAGTGGCCGCGGGCATCGGTGCGCTGTCCCTTGCCGACGCCCTGACCGCCACCGGCCTGCCCGACCCCGGCCCGATCACCACCTACGGCCTGCCGTTCGTACGCGCCGCCGGTGAGATCGCCGCCGTCGTCGCGGTCGGGTCCTTCCTGTTCGCCGCGTTCCTGGCGGCACCGCAGACCAACGGTGTGCTCGACGTGGCCGGCTACCGTGCGCTGCGTCTCGGCACGGCCGCCTCCGGCGTATGGACGGTGTGTGCCGCGTTGCTGGTTCCGTTGACGATCTCCGATGTCTCCGGACAACCGCTGCTGGATCATCTCGGTCCGGTCGACGTGTGGTCGGCCTCCGGCCTCGTCGATGTCTCGGTGGCGTGGCGCTGGACAGCGATCCTGGCCGCCGCCGTCACCATCGCGAGCCTGCCGGTGCTGCGGTGGGGCTGGACGCCGGTCTTGCTGGGCGGATCCCTGCTGACGCTGATGCCCATGGTCCTGACCGGTCACTCCTCCGCTGGTGGAGCCCACGACCTCGCCACCAACAGCCTGTTCATCCATCTGGTGGCCGCCGCGCTGTGGGCCGGCGGCCTGCTGGCGCTGTTGGCCCACGCCATCCGGGCCGGCACCGGGACATCCGACGGCTCCAACACCGTTCTGGCCGCACGCCGCTTCTCGGCCCTGGCGCTGTGGTGCTTCGTCGCGATGGCCATCAGCGGCGTGCTCAACGCACTGGTGCGGATCCAGCTGCCCGATCTGGTGCGCACCGACTACGGCTGGTTGCTGGTGGCCAAGGTCGTCGCGCTGAGCCTGCTCGGTTTCCTGGGGTGGCGGCAGCGTCGGGTCAGCCTGACCGCGCTGGCCGCCGATCCCGGCGCCCGCACGCCGCTGATTCGGTTGGCGCTCACCGAGGCCGCCCTGTTCGGCGTGACGTTCGGCATCGCCGTCGGACTGGGCCGCACCCCGCCCCCGCCGGAGCCGAGAGTGCCCAGTGTGACCGAGGTCGCGATCGGATACGACTTCGCCGGCCCGCCGACGGTGGCCCGGGTGTTGTTCGACTGGCGGTTCGACCTGCTGTTCGGTACTGCGGCAATCATCGGCGCGGCGGTGTACCTGGCGGCGGTCTACCGACTGCGGCGACGGGGCGACGCCTGGCCCGTGGGCCGCACGCTCGCGTGGCTGCTGGGCTGCGCGGCCCTGCTGTTCACCACGTCGTCGGGGCTCGGCCGCTACATGCCGGCGATGTTCAGCATGCACATGATCGCCCACATGCTGCTGTCGATGCTGGTGCCGGTCCTGCTGGTGCTTGGCGCGCCGGTGACCCTGGCGCTGCGGGCGCTGCCCGCAGCCGGGCGGGGGACACCACCCGGCCCCCGGGAGTGGCTGCTGGCCGCGCTGCATTCGCGGGTCTCGCAGTTCCTGACTCAACCCATCATCGCGACAGTCCTGTTCGTGGCGGGGTTCTACGGCCTGTACTTCGGCGGCATCTTCGACGCGGCCGTGAGCAACCACGCCGCGCACATCCTGATGAACGTGCACTTCCTGCTGTCGGGGTACCTCTTCTATTGGGTGGTCATCGGCGTGGACCCCACTCCGAGGCCCGTCCCACACTTGGTCAAGATCGGGATGGTGTTCGCCTCGCTGCCGCTCCACGCGTTCTTCGGCGTGGTGATGATGGGCATGGACACCGTGCTCGGCGAGAGCTTCTACCGGTCACTGCAACTGCCGTGGCACACCGACCTGTCGGGTGACCAACACCTCGGCGGGGCCATCGCATGGGCGGCCGGCGAAGTGCCCCTGGTGATCGTGATGCTGGCCCTGCTCATCCAGTGGCGGCGCAGTGACCAGCGCACCGCCAAGAGGCTGGACCGGGCCGCCGATCGCGACGACGACGCTGACCTGGCCGCCTACAACGCCATGCTCGCCGAGATGGCGCGTCGCGACCGTCCGTCGCGGTAG
- a CDS encoding glycerol-3-phosphate 1-O-acyltransferase codes for MTAGVDDFASFSTTDDALVLASVSSPAELELLNDWLKTQRREHPDSTVEVLQLPATDEPAPGVVARLVEELEADEDRLVVPVRVFWVPAGLPTRLKVVGLISGRDTYRPPEILQRRILRKDPTRARVVAGEPAKVSELRKQWSETTVAENPREFARFVLRRAVLAIERVELRLLGPEYKSPRLVKPEMLDSARFRQGLEQIPGATVEKAGEMLDELSTGWSRFSVDLIPTLGRAIFSRGFDPRIDYDRAEIESMRHALEQHPAVLLFSHRSYLDGVIVPVAMQENRLPPVYTFAGINLSFGLMGPLFRHSGVIFLRRKLDDPLYKYVLRQYVGYIVEKRFNLNWSIEGTRSRTGKMLPPKLGLLAYVANAYLDGRSDDILLQPVSISFDQLHETAEYAAYARGGEKTPEGLSWLYNFIKAQGERNYGKIYVRFPEAVSMREHLGEPGGEMAHDEAAKRLAMQKMAFEVAWRILRVTPVNATNLVSALLLGARGVALTLDQLHHTLQDSLDYLERKNTPMTNSALRLRTAEGVRSAVDALSGGHPVTLVDGGREPVWRIAPEDELEAAFYRNSLIHAFQETSIVELALAHAAHVTGDPLQAFWDQVMRLRDLLKFDFYFADSAAFRDNVAEEMSWYDRTPEGQEAGGWEAKVSAGGDDIYQMLRCKRPLLVGAMLRPFFEAYGIVADVLRDAPAEIGERDLTKRALGVGRQYVAQGRVGSNESVSALLFATARQVAADQNLLVNGPDLKERRNAFRDELRGIVADMDKVDEIAREQFYFREQQRRAQQAP; via the coding sequence GTGACCGCGGGAGTCGATGATTTCGCCAGTTTCAGCACCACCGACGATGCGCTGGTACTCGCGTCGGTGTCCTCGCCGGCCGAACTGGAGCTGCTCAACGACTGGCTCAAGACCCAGCGGCGCGAACACCCCGACTCCACGGTCGAGGTACTGCAGTTGCCTGCCACCGATGAGCCCGCACCCGGAGTGGTGGCCCGGCTGGTCGAGGAACTCGAAGCGGACGAGGACCGCCTGGTGGTTCCGGTGCGGGTGTTCTGGGTGCCTGCCGGGCTACCCACCCGGTTGAAGGTGGTCGGGTTGATCTCCGGTCGTGACACCTACCGGCCACCGGAGATCCTGCAGCGGCGCATCCTGCGCAAAGATCCGACCCGCGCCCGGGTCGTGGCCGGTGAACCGGCCAAGGTATCCGAGCTGCGTAAGCAGTGGAGTGAGACCACCGTCGCGGAAAATCCCAGAGAATTCGCACGTTTCGTGCTCCGTCGAGCGGTGCTGGCGATCGAGCGGGTGGAGCTGCGCCTGCTCGGCCCCGAATACAAATCCCCGCGCCTGGTAAAGCCGGAGATGCTGGACTCGGCGCGGTTCCGTCAGGGTCTCGAGCAGATCCCCGGGGCGACGGTGGAGAAGGCCGGGGAGATGCTCGACGAGCTCTCCACCGGATGGAGTCGCTTCTCGGTGGACTTGATCCCGACCTTGGGCCGGGCCATCTTCAGCCGTGGCTTCGACCCGCGCATCGACTACGACCGCGCCGAGATCGAGTCGATGCGCCATGCCCTGGAACAACATCCGGCGGTGCTGCTGTTCTCCCACCGGTCCTACCTCGACGGGGTCATCGTCCCGGTGGCCATGCAGGAGAACCGGCTTCCCCCCGTGTACACGTTCGCCGGGATCAATCTGTCGTTCGGCCTGATGGGTCCGCTGTTCCGGCATTCCGGCGTCATCTTCCTGCGGCGCAAGCTCGACGACCCGCTCTACAAGTACGTGTTGCGGCAGTACGTCGGCTACATCGTCGAGAAGCGGTTCAACCTGAACTGGTCCATCGAGGGCACCCGTTCGCGGACCGGAAAGATGTTGCCGCCCAAGCTCGGACTGCTCGCCTACGTCGCCAATGCCTACCTCGACGGGCGCAGCGACGACATCCTGCTGCAGCCGGTATCGATCAGTTTCGACCAGCTGCACGAGACCGCCGAGTACGCCGCGTATGCGCGAGGCGGTGAGAAGACGCCCGAGGGCCTCAGCTGGCTGTACAACTTCATCAAGGCCCAGGGCGAGCGCAACTACGGCAAGATCTATGTCCGTTTCCCCGAAGCGGTTTCGATGCGTGAGCACCTCGGAGAGCCCGGCGGCGAGATGGCCCACGACGAGGCGGCCAAACGTCTGGCGATGCAGAAGATGGCGTTCGAGGTGGCCTGGCGGATTCTGCGGGTGACGCCCGTCAACGCCACCAACCTGGTGTCGGCACTGTTGCTGGGCGCCCGTGGCGTCGCCCTGACCCTCGATCAACTGCATCACACGCTGCAGGACTCGCTGGACTACCTGGAGCGCAAGAACACCCCGATGACCAACAGCGCCCTGCGGTTGCGCACCGCCGAGGGCGTGCGTTCGGCGGTCGACGCCCTCTCCGGCGGTCATCCGGTGACGTTGGTGGACGGCGGTCGCGAGCCGGTCTGGCGCATCGCCCCCGAGGACGAGCTGGAGGCGGCGTTCTACCGGAACTCGCTGATCCATGCCTTCCAGGAGACCTCGATCGTCGAACTGGCGCTGGCGCATGCCGCGCATGTCACCGGTGACCCGCTGCAGGCGTTCTGGGACCAGGTGATGCGGCTGCGTGACCTGCTCAAGTTCGATTTCTACTTCGCCGATTCAGCAGCGTTCCGCGACAACGTCGCCGAAGAGATGTCGTGGTACGACCGCACGCCGGAAGGGCAGGAGGCGGGCGGCTGGGAAGCGAAGGTCTCCGCCGGCGGCGACGACATCTATCAGATGTTGCGCTGCAAGCGGCCGCTGCTGGTGGGTGCCATGTTGCGCCCGTTCTTCGAGGCCTACGGGATCGTGGCCGACGTGCTGCGTGACGCACCCGCCGAGATCGGGGAACGCGATCTGACCAAACGCGCGCTGGGCGTCGGGCGTCAATACGTCGCCCAGGGGCGGGTCGGTAGCAACGAGTCGGTGTCGGCTCTGTTGTTCGCCACCGCGCGGCAGGTGGCCGCCGATCAGAACCTCCTGGTCAACGGTCCGGATCTGAAAGAACGGCGCAACGCGTTCCGCGATGAACTGCGCGGGATCGTCGCCGATATGGACAAGGTCGATGAGATCGCCCGTGAGCAGTTCTACTTCCGGGAGCAGCAGCGCCGCGCCCAGCAGGCTCCCTAG
- a CDS encoding HAD-IB family hydrolase/lysophospholipid acyltransferase family protein — MRLPGTLAEIEGSPEGPEIGAFFDLDGTLVAGFTGVIMTRDRLRRGQMSVGEFIGMVQAGLNHQLGRSEFEDLIGKGARMLRGNSLSDLDELGERLFVQHVQGRMYPEMRAMVRAHMARGHTVVLSSSALTVQVEPVARFLGIDNVLCNKFETDEDGLITGEVMRPVIWGPGKARAVQNFSEANGVDLSKSYFYADGDEDVALMYLVGHPRPTNPAGKLAAVAAKRGWPVLKFSSRSGSSPISQLRTLASLAAIPTVAAGAIGLGLLTRNKRTGVNFFTSNWSKLLMLTTGIELNVLGEENLTAQRPAVFIFNHRNQADPMIAGRLVGVDFTGVGKKELERNPLMGPLGKVMDAAFIDRDDPEKAVEGLHKVEELARKGLSILIAPEGTRLDTTEVGPFKKGPFRIAMAAGVPIVPIVIRNAEVIAHRDSSTFNPGKVDVAVYPPISVDDWTVENLSDRIAEVRQIYLDTLKSWPQDELPSFDIYTRAPAEKTSPRRAAKKAPAKKAAAKTAAAKPDTPSSNSSSHSTQKGRP; from the coding sequence ATGCGGCTGCCCGGCACACTCGCCGAGATCGAGGGCAGTCCGGAGGGCCCCGAAATCGGCGCCTTCTTCGACCTCGACGGAACACTGGTGGCCGGGTTCACCGGGGTGATCATGACCCGGGACCGGTTGCGCCGCGGCCAGATGAGCGTCGGCGAGTTCATCGGGATGGTGCAGGCCGGGCTGAACCACCAACTCGGGCGTTCGGAGTTCGAGGATCTGATCGGCAAGGGCGCCCGTATGCTGCGGGGTAACTCGCTCAGCGATCTCGACGAGCTCGGCGAACGGCTGTTCGTCCAGCATGTGCAGGGCCGCATGTACCCCGAGATGCGTGCGATGGTGCGTGCGCACATGGCCCGTGGGCACACCGTGGTGTTGAGCTCGTCGGCATTGACGGTTCAGGTCGAGCCTGTCGCCCGCTTTCTCGGTATCGACAACGTGCTGTGCAACAAGTTCGAGACCGACGAGGACGGACTGATCACCGGGGAGGTGATGAGGCCGGTGATCTGGGGCCCGGGCAAAGCCCGTGCGGTACAGAACTTCTCGGAGGCCAACGGGGTGGATCTCAGCAAGAGCTATTTCTACGCCGACGGTGACGAGGACGTGGCGCTGATGTATCTGGTGGGCCATCCGCGGCCCACGAATCCGGCCGGAAAGTTGGCTGCCGTCGCCGCCAAGCGAGGCTGGCCCGTACTGAAGTTCAGCAGCCGCAGCGGCAGCAGCCCGATTTCGCAGCTGCGCACGCTGGCCAGCCTGGCCGCCATCCCGACTGTGGCCGCCGGCGCGATCGGGCTCGGGCTGTTGACCCGCAACAAACGCACCGGGGTCAACTTCTTCACCTCGAACTGGAGCAAGCTGCTGATGCTCACCACAGGCATCGAGCTCAACGTCCTGGGTGAGGAGAACCTGACCGCACAGCGTCCCGCGGTATTCATCTTCAACCACCGCAACCAGGCCGATCCGATGATCGCCGGGCGCCTGGTCGGGGTGGACTTCACCGGCGTCGGGAAGAAAGAGCTGGAGCGCAATCCACTGATGGGCCCGCTGGGCAAGGTGATGGACGCGGCATTCATCGACCGCGACGATCCGGAAAAGGCCGTCGAAGGTCTCCACAAAGTGGAAGAGCTTGCCCGCAAAGGCCTGTCGATCCTGATCGCCCCTGAGGGTACCCGTCTGGACACCACCGAGGTGGGTCCCTTCAAGAAGGGGCCGTTCCGTATCGCCATGGCCGCGGGCGTGCCGATCGTGCCGATCGTGATCCGCAACGCCGAGGTGATCGCGCACCGAGATTCCAGCACGTTCAACCCGGGCAAGGTGGATGTCGCGGTGTACCCACCGATATCGGTGGACGACTGGACAGTCGAGAACCTGTCCGACCGCATCGCCGAAGTTCGGCAGATCTACCTCGACACACTGAAATCCTGGCCGCAGGACGAGCTGCCCAGCTTCGACATCTACACCCGCGCCCCGGCCGAGAAGACCTCACCCCGGCGCGCCGCCAAGAAGGCGCCGGCGAAGAAAGCCGCCGCCAAAACGGCTGCGGCCAAACCGGATACTCCATCGTCCAACTCGTCGTCGCATTCGACCCAGAAGGGCCGGCCGTGA
- a CDS encoding wax ester/triacylglycerol synthase family O-acyltransferase — translation MSDVPELDAAGLPEELSAVDQLLHRGEANPRTRSGILGVEILDTTPDWDRFRSRLDHASRKVLRLRQKVVMPTLPTAAPRWVVDPDFNLDYHVRRVRVPDPGTLRDVFDLAEIALQSPMDISRPLWSATLVEGLADGRAATILHLSHAVSDGVGMVEMFANIYDLERDPAPAAPAPLPIPQDLSPNDLMREGINRLPGSIAGGVLGALGQAARTVSKVVRDPVSAVNGAVDYARSGARVMGPAAHPSPLLRRRSLSSRSEAIDIPFSDLHRAAKAAGGSINDAYLAGLCGALRLYHDAMGISIETLPMAVPVNLRSEDDPAGGNRFAGVNLAAPVGIVDPETRIKAVRAQMTSKREERAIDVVGSIAPVLSLLPDAVLETVAGSVVNSDVQASNVPVWPGDTFIAGAKILRHYGIGPLPGVAMMVVLISRSGYITVTARYDRAAITDEKLFAECLVAGFDEVLALGGDGRAEPASFSGDTSATNGSAAQ, via the coding sequence ATGAGCGACGTGCCGGAGTTGGACGCGGCCGGACTGCCAGAAGAACTGAGCGCAGTCGATCAGCTGTTGCATCGGGGAGAGGCAAACCCGCGCACCCGGTCAGGGATCCTCGGAGTCGAGATTCTCGACACCACACCGGATTGGGACCGCTTCCGTTCACGTCTGGATCACGCCTCGCGCAAGGTACTGCGGTTACGCCAGAAAGTCGTGATGCCCACTCTGCCCACAGCTGCCCCGCGCTGGGTCGTCGACCCCGATTTCAATCTCGACTATCACGTGCGGCGGGTGCGGGTTCCGGATCCTGGCACGTTGCGCGACGTGTTCGACCTGGCCGAGATCGCACTGCAGTCACCGATGGACATCAGCCGTCCACTCTGGAGTGCCACCCTCGTCGAGGGACTGGCAGACGGGCGCGCGGCGACCATCCTGCACCTGAGCCACGCGGTGTCCGACGGCGTCGGCATGGTGGAGATGTTCGCCAACATCTACGACCTCGAACGCGACCCCGCACCGGCTGCCCCGGCACCGCTACCCATCCCGCAGGACCTGTCGCCCAATGACCTGATGCGCGAGGGGATCAACCGGCTACCCGGATCGATCGCGGGCGGTGTGCTCGGTGCGCTCGGGCAGGCTGCCCGCACGGTGAGCAAGGTGGTACGCGACCCGGTCTCGGCGGTGAACGGCGCAGTCGACTACGCGAGGTCCGGAGCGCGGGTGATGGGCCCGGCGGCCCATCCATCGCCACTGCTGCGCCGCCGCAGCCTGTCGTCGCGCAGCGAGGCGATCGACATTCCGTTTTCCGACCTGCACCGCGCCGCCAAGGCCGCCGGGGGGTCGATCAACGACGCTTACCTGGCCGGGTTGTGCGGCGCACTGCGGCTCTACCACGACGCCATGGGCATTTCGATCGAGACGCTGCCGATGGCGGTGCCGGTCAATCTGCGCTCCGAGGATGACCCCGCGGGCGGCAATCGTTTCGCCGGCGTGAACCTGGCCGCACCGGTCGGGATCGTCGACCCGGAGACCCGGATCAAGGCCGTGCGGGCACAGATGACGAGCAAGCGCGAGGAGCGCGCCATCGACGTGGTCGGCTCGATCGCACCCGTCCTGAGCCTGCTGCCCGATGCCGTCCTGGAGACGGTGGCCGGCTCCGTGGTGAACTCCGACGTGCAAGCCAGCAATGTCCCGGTCTGGCCGGGTGACACCTTCATCGCCGGCGCAAAGATACTGCGCCACTACGGAATAGGTCCGCTGCCCGGCGTCGCGATGATGGTGGTGCTGATCTCGCGTTCGGGCTACATCACGGTCACCGCCCGTTACGACCGCGCCGCCATCACCGACGAGAAGCTGTTCGCCGAGTGCCTGGTGGCAGGATTCGACGAGGTGCTGGCACTCGGCGGTGACGGCCGCGCGGAGCCGGCCTCCTTCAGTGGTGACACCTCGGCGACGAACGGGAGTGCGGCACAGTGA
- a CDS encoding universal stress protein: MSTYRTILVGTDGSDSSLRAVHRAGEIAAQENAKLIIASAHQPVAEKGGWSRAPSPDHVVDTRAEDSLKREGYRMHGAAPVYEILQVARDRARAAGAADIVERAVEGAPVDALVKLAKDVGADLIVVGDIGLDSVAGRLLGSVPATIARRVKIDILIVHTAD, encoded by the coding sequence ATGAGCACGTATCGGACGATCCTTGTCGGGACCGACGGCTCCGACTCGTCGCTGCGCGCGGTGCACCGCGCCGGCGAGATCGCCGCGCAGGAGAACGCGAAGCTGATCATCGCGAGCGCGCATCAACCCGTGGCCGAAAAGGGCGGCTGGTCGCGAGCGCCGTCGCCTGATCACGTAGTAGACACCCGCGCGGAGGACAGCCTCAAGCGCGAGGGCTACCGGATGCACGGCGCCGCCCCGGTCTACGAGATCCTCCAGGTGGCGCGCGACCGGGCCAGAGCCGCCGGCGCCGCGGATATCGTCGAGCGGGCGGTCGAAGGCGCCCCGGTCGACGCCCTGGTGAAACTCGCCAAGGACGTCGGTGCGGATCTGATCGTCGTCGGTGACATCGGGCTCGACTCCGTCGCGGGCCGCCTTCTGGGTTCAGTGCCTGCCACCATCGCCCGGCGCGTGAAGATCGACATCCTCATCGTCCACACCGCGGACTGA
- a CDS encoding MBL fold metallo-hydrolase, with protein MQKWTIGALTIHSVLETLVPTRPDRLFRGLPSELPSWLHPHYVDDAGNLLVAIQSFLIESGDELVVVDCCFGEGHGLPYQIPMDPDRYRQSLAAAGFTPDDVTLVVCTHLHLDHAGRNTTRRDGAWIPTYPNATYLLTADEYMSWRQSSAPNRAADETVEPLVAHDVLRLTEADHVITDEIRLVATPGHTPGHAAVRIESGGEVAVVSGDVIHHPLQITHPEVQALPDEDPVTAARTRARLLQSAADEQALLLGTHFAAPTAGTVVSDDDRLMWVPF; from the coding sequence ATGCAGAAGTGGACGATCGGCGCGCTGACGATCCATTCGGTGCTCGAAACCCTGGTGCCGACCCGTCCCGACCGACTGTTTCGTGGGCTTCCGTCGGAGCTTCCGAGCTGGCTCCACCCGCACTACGTCGACGACGCGGGCAATCTGCTGGTGGCCATCCAGTCGTTCCTCATCGAATCGGGCGACGAACTCGTGGTCGTGGACTGCTGCTTCGGGGAAGGCCACGGTCTGCCGTACCAGATTCCCATGGACCCGGACCGGTACCGGCAGTCGCTGGCCGCGGCTGGATTCACTCCCGACGATGTCACCCTCGTCGTCTGCACTCACCTCCACCTGGACCATGCCGGGCGCAACACCACGCGGCGTGACGGCGCCTGGATTCCCACGTATCCCAACGCGACGTACCTGCTGACCGCCGACGAATACATGTCATGGCGGCAGTCCTCGGCGCCCAACCGCGCCGCCGACGAAACCGTCGAACCGCTTGTCGCACACGATGTTCTGCGGCTCACCGAGGCGGACCACGTGATCACCGACGAGATCCGATTGGTCGCCACGCCCGGTCATACGCCGGGGCACGCCGCGGTGCGGATCGAATCCGGCGGGGAAGTGGCGGTGGTCAGTGGAGATGTCATCCACCACCCTCTGCAGATCACGCATCCGGAAGTGCAGGCGTTGCCCGACGAGGACCCGGTTACTGCCGCGCGGACCCGCGCGCGGCTGTTGCAGAGCGCCGCCGACGAACAGGCGCTGCTGCTCGGCACCCACTTCGCCGCCCCGACCGCGGGCACCGTCGTCTCCGACGACGACAGGCTGATGTGGGTACCGTTCTGA
- a CDS encoding FadR/GntR family transcriptional regulator, with protein sequence MAQPNVRFQRLAEQVADQLRRQILTGELSDGSILPTEDQLLVEYPISKPSLREAMRILEAEGLLTVRRGKLGGAVVHRPDSANLAYTMGLVLGAGQVGLADVGTALLQVEPACAALCAQRPDRKRTVVPILRELHDESVRAVSDLLQATSASRRYHEALVRHCGNETMIILAGALEALWSAHEQNWSAQVTDHSTVPVEERRAVLEDHRQVIDAIDMGDAQRARDLAAAHLVNAQQYPGVEGVVDPTMVRSWAQASPRRP encoded by the coding sequence GTGGCGCAGCCCAACGTCCGGTTTCAGCGACTTGCCGAGCAGGTCGCCGATCAGTTGCGACGGCAGATCCTGACCGGGGAACTGTCCGATGGCAGCATCCTGCCCACCGAGGACCAACTCCTCGTCGAGTATCCGATCAGCAAACCTTCCCTGCGTGAGGCGATGCGCATTCTCGAGGCCGAGGGACTACTGACCGTCCGTCGCGGCAAGCTCGGCGGTGCGGTGGTACATCGACCCGACTCGGCAAACCTCGCCTACACCATGGGCCTGGTGCTCGGCGCCGGACAGGTCGGGCTCGCCGACGTGGGCACGGCACTGCTTCAGGTCGAGCCGGCGTGCGCCGCACTCTGCGCTCAGCGTCCGGACCGCAAGCGCACGGTGGTACCCATTCTTAGAGAACTGCACGATGAATCGGTCAGAGCGGTATCGGATCTGCTGCAGGCTACGTCAGCCAGTCGCCGGTATCACGAAGCTTTGGTGCGCCACTGCGGAAACGAGACGATGATCATCCTCGCCGGCGCCCTTGAGGCGCTGTGGTCAGCACACGAGCAAAACTGGTCAGCTCAGGTGACCGACCATTCGACAGTGCCGGTCGAAGAACGCCGGGCGGTGCTGGAGGATCACCGGCAGGTGATCGACGCGATCGACATGGGCGATGCGCAGCGAGCTCGCGATCTGGCCGCTGCCCATCTGGTCAACGCCCAGCAGTACCCGGGTGTCGAGGGCGTCGTCGATCCGACGATGGTGCGCTCTTGGGCACAGGCGAGCCCCCGGCGACCGTGA